A window of the Candidatus Izemoplasmatales bacterium genome harbors these coding sequences:
- a CDS encoding CatA-like O-acetyltransferase, giving the protein MKTIDPNTWNRRAHYELFKNYRDPFFNVCFDLDLTAFLARIKAEGKPFFLSFTRVATAAANAVEAFRLRLRGDAVVLHETCRPSFTMMTDKGVFRFLTVPYHEDEATFIATAERLSEIARKSVSVADEPGVDDLYFITSMPWVSFTAVEHAMPGNPDDSFPRLTWGKYRDVLGRTLIPFSVAAHHALVDGQDVGAFAETMQRLLDRV; this is encoded by the coding sequence GTGAAGACGATCGACCCGAACACCTGGAACCGCCGCGCCCATTACGAGCTTTTCAAGAATTACCGCGATCCTTTCTTCAACGTCTGCTTCGACCTCGACCTGACGGCGTTCCTCGCGCGGATCAAGGCCGAAGGGAAGCCGTTCTTCCTGTCGTTCACGCGCGTGGCGACGGCCGCGGCGAACGCCGTCGAGGCGTTCCGTCTCCGTCTCCGCGGCGACGCCGTCGTCCTGCACGAGACCTGCCGCCCGTCGTTCACGATGATGACCGACAAAGGCGTCTTCCGGTTCCTCACGGTCCCGTACCACGAGGACGAGGCGACCTTCATCGCCACGGCGGAGCGCCTGTCGGAGATCGCCCGCAAGTCGGTCTCGGTGGCCGACGAGCCGGGCGTCGACGACCTCTACTTCATCACCAGCATGCCCTGGGTTTCGTTCACCGCGGTGGAACACGCGATGCCCGGGAACCCCGACGATTCCTTCCCGCGCCTGACGTGGGGAAAGTACCGCGACGTCCTCGGCCGGACGCTGATCCCGTTTTCGGTCGCGGCGCACCACGCGCTCGTCGACGGCCAGGACGTCGGTGCCTTCGCGGAAACCATGCAGCGTCTGCTCGACAGGGTCTGA
- a CDS encoding MarR family transcriptional regulator: MTGCMKYISVTARCAIQFHGDRLADLGLNGYQSSYILHLCRQPGISQERLAQRLHVNRSNVTRQLVLLERLGYVERRKSADDRRVIEVHPTAKAIEALPRVRAVLREYSDYLCAEFTPAETETLNALLERVAARAEARDAKRKEDAR, encoded by the coding sequence ATGACCGGATGCATGAAGTACATCAGCGTCACCGCGCGATGCGCGATCCAATTCCACGGCGATCGACTCGCCGACCTCGGACTGAACGGTTACCAGAGCAGCTACATCCTGCATCTCTGCCGCCAGCCCGGGATCTCGCAGGAGCGGCTCGCGCAGCGTCTCCACGTGAATCGCAGCAATGTCACGCGGCAACTCGTCCTGCTCGAACGGCTTGGTTACGTCGAGCGACGGAAAAGCGCCGACGACCGGCGCGTGATCGAGGTGCATCCGACCGCGAAGGCGATCGAGGCGCTGCCGCGCGTGCGGGCCGTCCTTCGGGAATACAGCGACTATCTCTGCGCGGAGTTCACCCCCGCGGAGACGGAAACCCTGAACGCCCTCCTCGAACGCGTCGCGGCGAGGGCCGAGGCCCGCGACGCGAAACGGAAGGAAGACGCCCGATGA